The region CTATATAGACTGTCTAGTGGTAAGAATTGgcattaacctaaaaaaaaaaactttgccgATACAGTAATTCATTAAAGTAGGAAGAATGTTTTACCCTATGAGGTTTATAATTAAAGATCAAgtttaatcagtttttttaagttttaaaatctttataggtacataaacaaataattctAACAAGTGTTAATGTCTCAGATTATGCTATCATCACAAATCAGTTATATGCTTGTCTTTTTTATTCATCATAGACATTAACCacagaaaattattatttttatttaaaatcaaacctTCCATAGCTGCTTGCAATGCATTGATAGGATCAATTTCTGTAATAACAACTCTAGCACCAAAAGCACGAAGTGCTGCTGCTGATCCTTTGCCAACATCTCCATAACCTGCAACTGTGCAAATCTTTCCAGCTATCATAACATCAGTAGCACGCTTAATGCCATCAACAAGAGACTCACGGCATCCATACAAATTATCAAACTTGGATTTTGTTACAGAATCATTTACATTAATAGCAGGGCACTTAAGTAAATTAttcttaaacattttgtaaagaTTATGAACTCCAGTTGTTGTTTCTTCTGATAGACCTCGTATacctaaaaatgttaaaaaaaaaatttatttacaaaatagctttatttaaagttatatatataaagtataggggactaaagtaacaaaaacttgaaaataattacACACTTACTGATAAAAGAGCAacgattatttaaattaaataattggaTATTAAAAAGGTGCTATGTAGAATAAAAAGGTGCTATGTATGAAAACAGTAACTTCTTTaagaataaaacttaaaataataaaatgaaaacaaaattaatgcaattaaaaaaagcttttcattaggtgttaaataaataatgttttaatatgtttaccTGCCATGAGCTCTGGATACTTAACATGGACAAGGTTTGTTAAATCACCACCATCATCTAATATCATGTTTAACGGCTGACCATCTGGAAATATCAAAGTTTGCTCAATACACCACAAATATTCTTCATCAGTCTCTCCTTTCCATGCATAAACAGGAAAACCTGCTTTTGCAATAGCAGCTGCAGCATGATCTTGAGTTGAAAATATATTGCAAGATGACCATTGTACTTCAGCTCCAAGTTCTTTTAGAGTTTCAATTAAAACAGCTGTCTGAATTGTCATATGTAGACAACCAGCAATTCTTGCTCCTTTTAATGGTTGCTCAGCACCATATCGTTTCCTCATCATCATTAAACCAGGCATCTCGTGCTCAGCAAGGTTGATGTACCTGCGTCCAAGGTCAGCCAATGATATATCagctattacaaaaaaaaaacgttcaaaTTAGAAACTAAACGTGTAAGTCTCACAATAGttgacttttaattaaaaatacagataaacataaaatattaggCTATAGTTATTAGGGTCAACATTTGGCAATgcaattattattaagttttataccAATTATTGCCACCTCATTTCCTTGTTGTTATGGCAATAACAACATTAAcacaatgttaaaaattttgtcctGACGAAAAATAGAAagcacaaaaaaattataataataatgccaaccatattttttatcaagttaaaggatcaaaaattgtatttatgaTACATAGATGCGATTAGAAATTATCATTGTAAAACATTAATCATGATTACttaagaaaatttgtatttCCTTTTCTAAAGTTAACTTATGGGTAATATAAATAACAGGCACTAATTTACATCTCTACCATAGGTCTGAAAATCATCAGAAAATGCTGTAATTAAATTacgaataaaaaattacattaaaacaaaaatatttgttatcttTTTCATACCGTTATGATTAAATTccgttataaaaataactaagcCTGGTTTCTAATAAcactttaaagtaaaattgtttaaaaatgcataACGCATCAATTTCATATGATGACCCAAACCCTAACCTTGTGTTTAATTGCACCAAATATTATTTGACAGATGATGCACTATATTTGATTGCACCAATCCCTATTTGACAGTTAATGTATGTACATCTAAAAATCAACatctttaaagaatttaaaaaaaaaataatcacaaaatcattcaatttaattttgacaaaagtaaaaataggGTCATATTATTAAAGAAAGATTTGTCAAATGATTAATTTCTATATGTAAATTTAGTGTaatatgttgttaaaaaaatggctTATGACATTTGGTTTTTAGATCTATGTTTTAGTATGTATATAGATTAGAATACaaaattctctatcataatcAGTGATAAGAAAAAAAGGGATGTAAATTAGTGCTAAGATGTAGATGTAGACTAATTAGTAGAGATGTAAATTAGTGCTAAATGATGAAATAATGTAATGTAGTAATGACTAATACATAGTTTATTGAggaatttaattacaaaatattaggTTGTAGCAAGGCCAAAACTTATACATCTAAgctaaatttaatatgatattaattttgtaaagcaATGCTAAATATATCTATCTGTATTTTTTAGCCTGAATgtataacaatatattatacttagtaatatttatattaatgataatttaataattgcGGGTTTATTGAGATTTAACAACAAATTAcctatattataataaatagtaatttagttttaagtaatgAAAAGGGTCCAAAAGTCTAGAATacattacttatttataataaatcaacactaaatttattatgataataatgatCATCACTCCTAAATTTCGGGgagtgaatattttaaatttgtcaagTTTTTAGGAGCTTGGTGGAGATGTACTCATAAATGATTCACGAGGTTGGGAGGCATATCTTAGCtaatttcaattgaaaaaaggCTAAAATTAATCATCGTTTTAATCACACGTGAATGAAGTACACATCCGtcatctttatatatattttaaataatttaatatttaatttaaattaatatactttaaatatattaaaatatttaattaggtatgatagatatatttaatttgctttatttgaaatagtttagtataacattaacaaaaaattactatCGAAACTAAAAACGTTTACCAACTTTATAGTTAGGTTTTCCATCACTTGGTCCAGGAGGTGAAACCATTCTAAATCAAATTAATGTCAGTCGACCTTCCGGCAAAGAACCGTACAACGACAAAGGAGCTTTGGAAAGATCGATGGGAGTATGGACCTCTCGGAATATAATACGAGGCATGGGTCTATTCTTAAACCATGATTGGTTCATATTTGGATAGATATCTCCCAACGGTAGCCGAAAATTAAATTGAATCAATAATAGACGGGCCTTAAAATATTCCTGAAATACGTTTCGTAATTTTGATTAAACTACGTTATTATTTATCGAAATATTgctaatttattgttaaatctCAATGAATTGAAATAATATGGAACCGCAATCACCAGTAACCCTCAATAAACCTGCACCATTGTCACCTTCCGGTGAAACTAAAAACGTTCAAGACCTCACCATTTTTGTAAGtactaattattatattaatactatttattaacaacaaatcgttattttctactttatatCGAAggttatttaagttattaatttattacaaattatgaatAGTTATCTATAACTAAAATTCAAACTGTTtagaatataattaaagttttataataatttaaataatttattcatatttaaaacTCCTAAAATATTATACtctatgtatataaattatcacACATACGTTTTTCATCAAAAACATTAAGaatcgtttttattatttattattttattaaagattaacATGTATAAATATCTAGTTTACaagaatcaaaaattataaatttttaaatgcatttaaagcacagattttaaaacaaaaacaaacaaatttcgacaaaaaaatactttatatatatatatataaatatatatatatatatatatatatatatatatatatatatatatatatatatatatatatatatatgtatatatatatatatatatatatatatatatatatatatatatatatatatgtacgtatGTTACAAAGCAAACATATGACCAGcggtatttaaaagaaaaacaaaaaattggacAGTTGTAGGAATCGAACCGCGGAAATTctgtgtatatatttaattctttattcaAATAAGCTAAACATGTGTATACTCAAgaacaagtaaatataattatattatacaaaaagttGCACATAAAAGTAAATGCATGCATTGCATAGTTGTTTTCTTATAGAGataatatatacttgttacattaaaatcatataaatatattttacaaatagatggcaatttatatttttgctttaaaaataagaaacaaataaataaaatcattccATTTAAtgtcaacttaaaaaaaaaaaaatttttaattgttttttgctttgaattatttttgttgctgaaaataataactgctctaaagaaacaaaaataaaaacaagttgtCATGAACTTCACAGTTCTTGTCTGGTTTATGTTTGCATTTTACAGAAAAAGTATATAGAGAAATAATCTTGTTCGAAGTTGTCTCCTTTTCTTGTTTGTCTTCTAAAGTTATGTTGGAATTGACTTAGTTGTTaacaactttatttgaaaaaatgcttaaaatttttgttggttTATAAAAACTGCGATGAAAGTCAAGCAagagtattcaaaatttttatcacaTGTTGTtaaggttaataatttttaagtcattCAATAAAGTTCATCATTTCTTGATGGTAGtatgaactttttttccaaTCCTGAGCCCGGTTGTGGGACCCATGTATTATGTGTTGCATCTTGACCCTTGGGTACATACTTGCAAGTTTTCTTATTATGAGTAACAAAGGGAAGAGGGCTCTGGTCAAAATTGAGCCTTTGTTCAGGTTGGTACCGTCCCCATTTTTTGTCGTAACTTGGATCTTTAGAACCTGTTCTGATACACTTTTCTCTATGTTGCATGCTATTTCTGTAATAGTGGTTCCATTTCttatgtttccttttttttttttccgtttcgATCtcatttttaactctttttttttttttttgtaaaaagcaaACTATAATGTGATGTTTTATTTCCACATTTGGATCAATGTTTAATTGTATATTTCTAGCTTTACTCCAAGGCCAGGAAAAGTTAACAGTATGATCTTTCAATCTGGCTTGTAAAAATTCTTTGTAAATAACTTCGTATAGTTCAAGATATTTTATGGAACGTCTTGCGATAGAATGATTCGGCATCTTTAataatagtttctttttttttttaagccatCGCAAAATCTGACTTCGTGTTACACCAAATGACTTTGCTATAGTTTCTTGATTTGCCTCGTAACCATAGGCGTTAATTGCTTCTGCTTTAAAGGCAGCAGTATATTGGTGGCGTTTTTTACCAGCTAATTTGCTAGGCTCTTCACTTTTTTTCATTGCACTAACAGCTTTGTTGACTATGTTATTGAGCATATCTTTGACTGCTAGAGTGATAAGTTCTTCATTACTTTGAATAACTTGTGATTGTGAATGTTTACAATCTTGTTTGCTAGTTCCATGAATAACTTTAACATGAAAAGCTAATCCTTGTtggcttttaaataattttttgcaatgttcgCATTCAACACTAGTTTCAACATCTTCTAATGGCAATCGGATTGCACTCATTTCTCCTCTGtgcataacattttttgtgaAACCAAACCCTGCCAATGTAGGctgctttctttttattttatttgacattattactatttttaacagtATCTGAAAATAAgacttaataaataaactaaacatttattaaacattttgaatatggTATTAAATAAACTACACATTAAGAGcgagacataaaaataaaacacttcaGAGCGGCTCTTAGACTTTATGTTTTCCTGTTCAAGTATTGAGGTTTAGGTTTTGCAACACAATTACTTCGTTACTTCATAAAGTCGTTGCATTGCAAAACATAAACTTCgatttttgttggtttaaattcagaaataaatatatttaaaaattttaattaaatataatttaaatcttttaaatggtttattttttttccaaatctgagCCTCCATAGGCTTATAAGtattatgattattaaaaaaaacatgtactttttttattagaggGGGTGGTCATTATGAC is a window of Hydra vulgaris chromosome 15, alternate assembly HydraT2T_AEP DNA encoding:
- the LOC100203841 gene encoding adenosylhomocysteinase isoform X3 encodes the protein MVSPPGPSDGKPNYKVADISLADLGRRYINLAEHEMPGLMMMRKRYGAEQPLKGARIAGCLHMTIQTAVLIETLKELGAEVQWSSCNIFSTQDHAAAAIAKAGFPVYAWKGETDEEYLWCIEQTLIFPDGQPLNMILDDGGDLTNLVHVKYPELMAGIRGLSEETTTGVHNLYKMFKNNLLKCPAINVNDSVTKSKFDNLYGCRESLVDGIKRATDVMIAGKICTVAGYGDVGKGSAAALRAFGARVVITEIDPINALQAAMEGYQVTTMDEACSQAHIFVTTTGCSSIIRPEHFQQMRDNAIVCNIGHFDCEIDVKWLNDNCVKETIKPQVDRYLLSNGRHVIVLAEGRLVNLGCAHGHPSFVMSNSFTNQVLAQIELWKNSSSYEIGVHMLPKHLDEEVARLHLEHLSVDLTKLTTHQAEYLGVPVQGPYKPNHYRY
- the LOC100203841 gene encoding adenosylhomocysteinase isoform X4, with the protein product MPGLMMMRKRYGAEQPLKGARIAGCLHMTIQTAVLIETLKELGAEVQWSSCNIFSTQDHAAAAIAKAGFPVYAWKGETDEEYLWCIEQTLIFPDGQPLNMILDDGGDLTNLVHVKYPELMAGIRGLSEETTTGVHNLYKMFKNNLLKCPAINVNDSVTKSKFDNLYGCRESLVDGIKRATDVMIAGKICTVAGYGDVGKGSAAALRAFGARVVITEIDPINALQAAMEGYQVTTMDEACSQAHIFVTTTGCSSIIRPEHFQQMRDNAIVCNIGHFDCEIDVKWLNDNCVKETIKPQVDRYLLSNGRHVIVLAEGRLVNLGCAHGHPSFVMSNSFTNQVLAQIELWKNSSSYEIGVHMLPKHLDEEVARLHLEHLSVDLTKLTTHQAEYLGVPVQGPYKPNHYRY